The sequence below is a genomic window from Lysobacter stagni.
CATGGAGCTGATCAAGGCCCTGCGCGACGAAGGCAAGAAGTTCCCGGTGCTCATCCTCACCGCGCGTTCGAGCTGGCAGGACAAGGTCGAAGGCCTCAAGCAGGGCGCCGACGACTATCTGGTCAAGCCGTTCCACATCGAAGAGCTGCTGGCGCGCCTCAATGCGCTGGTGCGCCGCGCCGCCGGCTGGAGCAAGCCGACGCTGGAATGCGGCCCGGTCGTGCTGGACCTCGCCGCGCAGACGGTCAGCGTCAACGGCAGCAACGTCGACCTGACCAGCTACGAGTACAAGGTGCTCGAGTATTTGATGATGCATGCCGGCGAGCTGGTCTCGAAGGCCGACCTGACCGAGCACATCTACCAGCAGGACTTCGACCGCGACTCCAACGTGCTGGAGGTCTTCATCGGCCGCCTGCGCAAGAAGCTCGACCCGGATGGCTCGCTCAAGCCGATCGAGACGGTCCGGGGCCGTGGCTATCGTTTCGCCATCGCCCGCACGGGCGAATAAGCAACCGCTCACGGATTCGATGATCCACACACGCCGGGCGTCGGCGAGCAATCGTCAACGCACGGCGCGCTGGTTAACCTTGGCGGCGATGCCGTCGCCCCTCCGCCCCTCCTTCGCCGGTCGCACCGGCCGTAGCCCATGAGCTGGGGTCAGCCGCGTTCGCTCCAGGCGCGCCAGTTGCTGGCCGCGAGCCTGGGCCTGGTGGCGTTCCTGGCGCTGGCCGGCTACGCACTGGACCGGGCGTTCCTCGAAACCGCCGAAAGCAACATGCGCCAGCGCCTGCGCAGCCTCGCGCTGGCATACGTGGCCGGCGGCGAATTCGCGCGCAACGGCGAGTTCATCCCCCCCTACGAAACCGTGGACCCCCGACTGGAGCGTCCCGGCAGCGGCCTGTACGCCGAGGTCGTGCTGCCGAACGGGCACTGGGATTCGATGTCCGCGCAGGGGCCGACATTGCCGGCCGGCACGTTGCTGGCCGCCAACAAGGAAAGCTTCGAGGGGCCGTTGCCGATCACCGAGATCAGCGGCCAGCCGGGCGAAGCCTACCGCTACGGACGCGGACTGATCTGGAGCGCCGGTGGCGACGATGCGCGCTCCGAGTTTCCGTACACCATCTACATCCTGGAAGACACCACCGCGCTGAGCCGGCAGGTCAGCGTGTTCCGCCAGGCGTTGTGGCGTTACCTCGGCGGCGCCGGACTCATCCTGATGCTGCTGCAGGCCGTGATCCTGCGCTGGAGCCTGCGTCCGCTGCGGCGCGTGATCGACGAACTCAAGCGCGTGCAGCGTGGCCTGGCTTCGCGCATGAGCGGACGCCATCCGCGCGAGCTGGAACCGTTGACCGAAAGCATCAACGCCTTCATCGAGAGCGAGCGCGAGAACCTCGACCGCCAGCGCAACACGCTGGCAGACCTCGCACACAGCCTGAAA
It includes:
- a CDS encoding response regulator transcription factor; translation: MRILLVEDEAPLRETLAARLKREGFAVDAAQDGEEGLYMGREVPFDLGIIDLGLPKMSGMELIKALRDEGKKFPVLILTARSSWQDKVEGLKQGADDYLVKPFHIEELLARLNALVRRAAGWSKPTLECGPVVLDLAAQTVSVNGSNVDLTSYEYKVLEYLMMHAGELVSKADLTEHIYQQDFDRDSNVLEVFIGRLRKKLDPDGSLKPIETVRGRGYRFAIARTGE
- a CDS encoding ATP-binding protein; translation: MSWGQPRSLQARQLLAASLGLVAFLALAGYALDRAFLETAESNMRQRLRSLALAYVAGGEFARNGEFIPPYETVDPRLERPGSGLYAEVVLPNGHWDSMSAQGPTLPAGTLLAANKESFEGPLPITEISGQPGEAYRYGRGLIWSAGGDDARSEFPYTIYILEDTTALSRQVSVFRQALWRYLGGAGLILMLLQAVILRWSLRPLRRVIDELKRVQRGLASRMSGRHPRELEPLTESINAFIESERENLDRQRNTLADLAHSLKTPLAVLRARVGETDVSAPELREEVDTQVRRMNDLVSYQLARAARSGHVLFAAPVEIEPYADQIVRSLEKIYASKGVLCEFDIDAGVKFYGEPGDLQEVLGNLLENAFKWARSRVLLTVKEGEIAPNRRPGLFLAVDDDGPGVPEDKIDLVLQRGVRGDERVQGHGIGLATVQDVVRSYRGTLDVSRSPELGGAHFEVVLPPGL